The following proteins are encoded in a genomic region of Rhodospirillaceae bacterium:
- a CDS encoding ATP-dependent metallopeptidase FtsH/Yme1/Tma family protein, with product MNFSRNLALWVVIGLLVFALFNLFQGSSTQRGPQTTLAFSDFLVSVESGEVRDITIKGNNISGHYRDGRNFGTYAPNDPSLIEKLNKKGVRITAQPSEDGSPTLWGILISWFPMLLLIGVWIFFMRQMQGGTGKAMGFGKSKARLLTETAGRVTFDDVAGIEEAKQEVEEVVDFLRDPQRYQRLGGKIPKGCLLIGPPGTGKTLLARAIAGEANVPFFTISGSDFVEMFVGVGASRVRDMFEQGKKNAPCIIFIDELDAVGRHRGAGLGGGNDEREQTLNQLLVEMDGFESTEGVILVAATNRPDVLDPALLRPGRFDRQVTVPNPDIIGREKILKVHMQKVPLAPDVDARVIARGTPGFSGADLANLVNEAALHAARASKRVVTMAEFEAAKDKVMMGTERRSMVMSADEKKLTAYHEAGHALVGIHVPKHDPLHKVTIIPRGRALGVTMSLPERDRYSYSKLELESKLAMMFGGRVAEELTFGAENITTGAGNDIQQATEMARRMVTEYGFSEKLGPQRYSENEEEIFLGRSVTQHKNVSDHTHQIIDSEVSRLIEEAEIQARKILTDHDDELDMIAKALLEYETLSGDEVNALLKGEKILRPDVDDEPTDGGKTSSVPSSGPAGKDKPKGDIGGVEPQPGS from the coding sequence GTGAATTTTTCCAGGAATCTGGCTCTGTGGGTTGTTATTGGCCTGTTGGTGTTCGCCCTGTTCAACCTGTTTCAGGGTTCTTCGACCCAGCGTGGACCGCAGACGACTCTGGCCTTTTCTGACTTCCTCGTTTCCGTCGAAAGTGGCGAGGTCCGCGATATTACCATCAAGGGCAATAACATCAGCGGTCATTACCGTGATGGCCGCAACTTTGGCACCTACGCACCCAACGATCCTTCCTTGATTGAAAAGCTCAATAAAAAGGGCGTGCGCATTACCGCCCAGCCTTCCGAAGATGGATCGCCGACACTGTGGGGTATTTTGATTTCCTGGTTCCCGATGCTGCTCTTGATCGGCGTCTGGATCTTTTTCATGCGGCAAATGCAGGGCGGTACCGGCAAGGCTATGGGCTTTGGCAAGTCGAAGGCTCGATTGCTGACTGAAACCGCAGGCCGCGTCACATTTGACGATGTCGCCGGTATTGAAGAAGCTAAACAGGAAGTAGAAGAGGTCGTCGACTTTTTGAGGGATCCGCAGCGCTACCAGCGTCTGGGTGGAAAAATTCCCAAAGGCTGTCTGCTGATCGGCCCTCCGGGCACCGGTAAAACCTTGCTGGCCCGCGCTATCGCTGGCGAGGCCAATGTGCCGTTTTTCACCATTTCGGGTTCTGACTTCGTTGAAATGTTTGTGGGCGTCGGCGCATCACGTGTGCGCGACATGTTTGAACAGGGCAAGAAGAACGCCCCCTGCATCATTTTCATCGACGAACTTGACGCCGTTGGCCGCCATCGTGGCGCTGGTCTTGGTGGTGGTAACGATGAACGCGAGCAAACGTTGAACCAGTTGCTGGTTGAAATGGATGGTTTTGAATCCACCGAAGGCGTCATTCTTGTCGCCGCGACAAACCGCCCGGATGTTCTGGACCCTGCCTTGCTGCGCCCCGGTCGCTTTGACCGTCAGGTTACCGTGCCCAATCCGGATATCATTGGCCGCGAGAAAATTCTTAAAGTTCACATGCAGAAGGTGCCGCTGGCTCCCGATGTGGATGCCCGCGTCATTGCCCGTGGCACACCCGGTTTTTCCGGTGCTGATCTTGCCAACCTGGTTAACGAGGCTGCTTTACATGCCGCCCGTGCATCGAAGCGGGTTGTCACCATGGCCGAATTTGAAGCCGCCAAAGACAAGGTGATGATGGGGACCGAGCGTCGCTCCATGGTGATGAGTGCTGACGAGAAAAAACTGACGGCCTATCACGAAGCCGGACACGCCCTTGTTGGCATTCATGTGCCTAAACATGATCCGCTGCACAAGGTCACCATCATTCCACGTGGCCGTGCGTTGGGCGTTACCATGTCACTGCCGGAGCGGGACCGTTACAGCTACTCCAAGCTGGAACTGGAATCCAAATTGGCGATGATGTTTGGTGGCCGGGTTGCCGAAGAACTGACTTTTGGTGCTGAAAATATCACCACCGGCGCCGGTAATGACATTCAACAGGCCACCGAAATGGCTCGCCGCATGGTGACCGAATACGGTTTCAGTGAAAAGCTGGGACCGCAGCGTTACAGCGAAAACGAAGAGGAAATCTTTCTTGGTCGTTCTGTAACCCAGCACAAGAATGTCTCTGATCATACGCACCAGATTATCGATTCCGAGGTCAGCCGCCTGATTGAAGAAGCCGAAATTCAGGCTCGCAAAATTCTTACCGATCATGATGATGAACTGGATATGATTGCCAAGGCATTGCTTGAATACGAAACCCTCAGCGGTGATGAGGTCAACGCGCTTTTGAAGGGTGAGAAAATCCTCCGCCCCGATGTCGATGATGAGCCGACCGATGGCGGCAAAACATCTTCGGTTCCGTCCAGTGGACCGGCGGGCAAAGACAAGCCGAAGGGCGATATTGGCGGCGTTGAACCGCAGCCCGGAAGCTGA
- a CDS encoding aspartate aminotransferase family protein produces MPEAQEAILSAPPFEKHLLHYGRDFLKELIVRAEGSYFFTEAGRAILDFSSGQMCATIGHNHPKIVEALAKAGQTVIHLDSTMLSPDVISLVDTLADLLPHQLSKVQLLNTGGEANESALRLAKIATGRFEIIGMAGSWHGTTTGAASTTYAHGRKKYGPVMPGSLAIPSPNCYRCPIRHCADQCDMTCLDVGFEMIDATSVGEEAAVIVEPIQSAGGIIVPPQGYLGRLRELCDQRGILLIYDEAQTGLGRTGNLFGFEREGIVPDILTLSKTLGGGLPLSAVIASKAVATAARENGFSHYTSHASDPLTATVGLAVVDVIISEKLTERSAKIGQYLKERLCELQQRHEAIGDVRGHGLLLGVEIVADRTTKEPGHELIKSLTERCFELGLNINRVGGLHCVWRFAPPLTITKKEIDQAIDILDQAFTEIPD; encoded by the coding sequence ATGCCCGAAGCCCAGGAAGCCATTTTATCGGCACCGCCATTTGAGAAACATCTGCTTCACTACGGTCGTGACTTCCTCAAAGAATTGATCGTCCGCGCAGAGGGATCATATTTTTTTACGGAAGCAGGCCGCGCGATCCTGGATTTTTCCTCTGGTCAGATGTGCGCGACCATCGGTCATAATCACCCGAAGATCGTGGAGGCCCTGGCGAAAGCTGGGCAAACGGTCATTCATCTGGATAGCACGATGCTGTCACCCGATGTGATAAGCCTCGTTGATACTCTTGCTGATTTGCTCCCCCATCAGCTCAGCAAGGTTCAACTGCTCAATACCGGCGGTGAGGCAAACGAGTCGGCGTTGCGACTGGCCAAGATCGCAACCGGGCGTTTCGAGATTATCGGCATGGCGGGATCATGGCATGGAACGACGACAGGCGCCGCATCGACGACGTATGCGCATGGCCGAAAGAAATATGGTCCAGTGATGCCGGGCTCGCTGGCCATCCCTTCGCCCAATTGTTATCGCTGCCCGATCCGCCACTGCGCCGACCAGTGCGATATGACCTGTCTTGATGTCGGTTTTGAGATGATTGATGCGACGTCGGTTGGCGAGGAAGCAGCGGTGATCGTCGAGCCGATCCAAAGTGCCGGAGGCATCATCGTTCCACCACAGGGTTACCTTGGCCGTTTAAGGGAGCTGTGCGATCAACGTGGCATCCTTCTCATTTACGATGAGGCCCAAACAGGGTTGGGCCGTACCGGGAATCTCTTTGGCTTTGAACGCGAAGGGATTGTCCCCGATATCCTAACGCTATCCAAAACCCTTGGCGGCGGCCTGCCGCTATCGGCTGTGATCGCTTCAAAGGCCGTGGCGACGGCGGCAAGGGAGAACGGTTTTTCCCACTACACCTCACATGCCTCCGACCCGTTGACAGCAACCGTTGGGCTTGCCGTCGTGGATGTGATCATTTCGGAAAAACTGACCGAACGCTCAGCCAAAATCGGCCAATACCTGAAGGAGCGTCTTTGTGAACTACAGCAACGACATGAAGCGATAGGAGACGTTCGCGGCCACGGATTACTTCTGGGCGTGGAGATTGTTGCCGATCGAACAACCAAAGAGCCGGGACATGAACTGATCAAGTCCCTCACGGAGCGATGCTTTGAGCTTGGTCTCAACATTAATCGGGTCGGTGGTCTGCATTGCGTATGGCGGTTCGCCCCACCCCTTACGATTACAAAAAAGGAAATCGATCAGGCAATAGACATCCTGGATCAGGCCTTCACTGAAATTCCTGATTAA
- a CDS encoding phosphoglucosamine mutase — protein sequence MMRKLFGTDGIRGTANTEPMTAETALKVGMAAAAQFTRGDHRHRVVIGKDTRLSGYMIEPALTSGFVSMGMDVILVGPMPTPAVAMLTRSLRADLGVMISASHNPFGDNGIKLFGPDGFKLSDAVEAKIEERINGDMSNSLADPAKLGKAKRLDDAQGRYSEHVKRTFPKGLTLDGLKIVVDCANGAAYKVAPEVLWELGAEVVSIGVDPDGFNINKGCGSTHPEALCSAVVSHGADIGIALDGDADRVLVVDEAGALVDGDQLMALIAAKWAEDGRLKGGGIVATVMSNLGLEQYLSSIDLSLTRTQVGDRYVVEHMLEHGFNIGGEQSGHIVLSDYGSTGDGLVAALQVLAVVVSDKRPASFSCRPFIPLPQLLRNVRYSEGQPLEDAAVIQSIATGEEKLSGSGRLLIRKSGTEPLIRVMAEGKDEDLVGAVVGDIVNAVERAAG from the coding sequence ATGATGAGAAAGCTGTTTGGAACCGACGGCATTCGTGGCACCGCCAATACGGAGCCTATGACAGCCGAGACGGCGCTTAAAGTCGGCATGGCAGCGGCTGCCCAGTTCACCCGTGGCGATCATCGCCACCGGGTCGTTATCGGCAAGGACACGCGTTTGTCCGGTTACATGATCGAACCGGCGCTGACCTCTGGATTTGTCTCCATGGGCATGGACGTGATTCTGGTCGGGCCTATGCCGACCCCTGCCGTGGCCATGCTAACCCGCTCCCTTCGGGCCGATTTGGGGGTGATGATTTCAGCTTCCCACAATCCCTTTGGCGATAATGGCATCAAATTGTTCGGGCCGGACGGTTTTAAGTTGTCCGACGCTGTCGAGGCGAAAATCGAGGAACGCATCAACGGCGATATGAGCAATTCTCTTGCCGATCCGGCGAAGCTGGGCAAAGCCAAACGCCTGGACGATGCACAAGGTCGTTATTCTGAACACGTCAAGCGTACCTTTCCCAAGGGCCTGACCCTGGATGGTCTGAAGATTGTCGTCGATTGCGCCAACGGTGCCGCCTACAAAGTTGCGCCGGAAGTGTTGTGGGAACTGGGCGCGGAGGTTGTTTCGATTGGCGTTGATCCGGACGGCTTCAACATCAACAAGGGTTGTGGCTCTACCCACCCTGAAGCCTTATGCAGTGCCGTGGTTTCTCATGGCGCCGATATTGGTATCGCCCTGGACGGCGATGCCGACAGGGTTCTTGTTGTTGATGAAGCCGGGGCGCTTGTTGACGGTGACCAGTTAATGGCCCTGATCGCCGCCAAATGGGCTGAAGATGGACGCCTGAAGGGCGGTGGCATTGTTGCGACCGTGATGTCCAATCTGGGCCTTGAACAGTATTTGTCGAGCATCGATTTGTCCTTAACCCGAACCCAGGTCGGTGACCGCTATGTTGTCGAGCATATGCTCGAGCATGGTTTCAACATCGGCGGAGAGCAGTCAGGACATATCGTGCTTTCTGATTACGGCTCAACCGGTGACGGTCTGGTTGCCGCCTTGCAGGTGCTGGCAGTGGTGGTCAGTGATAAACGCCCGGCCAGTTTTTCGTGTCGCCCGTTCATCCCCTTGCCACAATTACTGCGCAACGTTCGTTATAGCGAAGGCCAACCACTGGAAGACGCGGCTGTCATACAATCTATCGCTACGGGTGAGGAAAAACTTTCCGGCAGCGGCCGTTTGCTGATCCGTAAGTCAGGTACCGAACCCTTGATCCGGGTTATGGCCGAAGGCAAGGATGAAGATCTGGTTGGCGCTGTTGTCGGCGATATTGTCAACGCCGTTGAACGGGCAGCCGGATAA
- a CDS encoding PLP-dependent aminotransferase family protein, which yields MTIWTPDISERSGPKYLAIAEAIAEAISEGTLAAGEKLPPQRNLAYDIGVTLGTVTRAYDEIKRRGLVDGEVGRGTFVMAEPGKKQEAFFRPKPPDNNLIDFTHATPVSGRAGKELARTLADISRGGNLDELMDYQVLSGRPEHLQAATQWLKQGGIKATPERITLTSGAQHGILITLMAMTRPGDTILAEELSYPGFIHVVRQLGLKLEPVAMDQYGLIPDALEEAARRTGARCLYCIPNIQNPTTRTMPLERIRDLAERARALDLQVLEDDVWGGLNERDVPPLIDFVPERVFHITSLSKTMAGGLRVGYVLSPEDHTEQLRTAVRLSNWMTPPLMAEIARRWIEDGTGNELANWQRRAAKERLKYAAQVLQGQVFSYHPAGHFIWLELPLPWRAADFKAAAEARGVLVPSAESFVVGRQAAPHAVRIAIGTHNADAETSAKGIDILANILKSPTSISPAMV from the coding sequence ATGACAATATGGACACCTGATATTTCCGAGCGCAGTGGGCCAAAGTACCTGGCTATCGCCGAAGCGATTGCCGAGGCGATCTCCGAAGGAACACTTGCTGCCGGAGAGAAACTGCCGCCCCAGCGCAACCTCGCCTACGACATTGGCGTCACCCTGGGTACTGTGACCCGTGCCTACGACGAAATCAAACGCCGCGGCCTGGTCGATGGCGAAGTCGGGCGCGGCACCTTCGTGATGGCCGAGCCAGGGAAAAAACAGGAAGCCTTCTTTCGCCCCAAGCCGCCCGACAACAATCTGATCGACTTCACCCACGCCACACCGGTTAGCGGGCGGGCCGGCAAGGAATTGGCCAGAACCCTTGCCGACATCAGTCGTGGAGGCAATCTTGACGAGCTGATGGATTACCAGGTTTTGTCGGGACGGCCAGAACACCTGCAAGCGGCGACGCAGTGGCTTAAACAAGGGGGAATCAAGGCGACACCAGAACGCATCACTCTGACCAGTGGCGCCCAGCACGGAATTTTAATCACCCTGATGGCGATGACACGACCGGGCGACACCATTCTGGCCGAGGAACTCTCCTACCCCGGCTTCATTCATGTGGTCCGCCAGTTGGGCCTGAAACTGGAACCGGTGGCGATGGATCAATACGGCCTGATCCCCGACGCCCTGGAAGAAGCGGCCAGGCGAACCGGGGCCCGGTGCCTGTACTGTATTCCCAATATTCAGAACCCGACCACCCGGACCATGCCCTTAGAGCGCATTCGCGACCTCGCCGAACGTGCCCGCGCCCTCGACTTACAGGTTCTGGAAGATGATGTCTGGGGTGGCCTGAACGAACGCGACGTTCCCCCGTTAATCGACTTCGTACCGGAGCGGGTTTTTCATATCACCAGCCTGTCCAAAACCATGGCCGGCGGATTACGTGTCGGTTATGTGCTTTCGCCAGAAGATCACACGGAACAACTTCGCACTGCGGTACGCCTGAGCAACTGGATGACGCCGCCGCTTATGGCCGAAATAGCGCGGCGCTGGATCGAAGACGGAACCGGCAATGAATTGGCCAACTGGCAACGTCGGGCCGCAAAAGAACGCCTAAAATACGCAGCCCAGGTCTTGCAAGGGCAGGTATTCTCCTATCACCCTGCAGGACATTTTATCTGGCTGGAATTACCCCTGCCCTGGCGCGCCGCCGACTTCAAGGCCGCTGCAGAAGCCCGCGGGGTACTGGTTCCGTCGGCGGAAAGTTTTGTCGTTGGCCGTCAAGCCGCCCCGCACGCGGTCCGCATCGCCATCGGCACCCACAACGCCGACGCCGAGACCTCGGCCAAGGGCATCGACATCCTCGCCAATATCCTGAAATCCCCCACCAGCATCAGCCCGGCAATGGTTTGA
- the thiD gene encoding bifunctional hydroxymethylpyrimidine kinase/phosphomethylpyrimidine kinase: protein MQGRVLIIAGSDSGGGAGIQADIKTVTALGGYAMTALSALTAQNTKGVTAIHEVPTDFIAEQMNVVLSDLGADAIKTGMLHSAAVIETVADILEPLDIPVVVDPVMVAKGGATLLQEEAIATMKERLIPLARVLTPNVPEACALTGISITDRDSAEQAARMLSDLGPHAVLMKGGHMSDGDSADTVTDLLFEGGSLVEAFSSPRLDTRHTHGTGCTLASAIATGLAQEFSVRDSVERARAYVWEAIRTAPGYGQGHGPLNHGHTL from the coding sequence ATGCAGGGCAGGGTTTTGATCATTGCCGGTTCGGATTCCGGCGGCGGTGCCGGCATTCAGGCCGATATCAAAACCGTGACCGCGCTGGGTGGTTACGCCATGACGGCGCTAAGCGCGCTGACCGCGCAGAACACCAAAGGTGTCACCGCCATCCATGAAGTGCCGACGGATTTCATTGCCGAACAGATGAACGTTGTGCTGTCGGATTTGGGGGCCGACGCCATCAAGACCGGCATGTTGCATTCAGCGGCTGTTATCGAAACCGTCGCTGATATTCTGGAGCCCCTGGATATTCCCGTTGTCGTTGACCCGGTGATGGTCGCCAAGGGCGGGGCGACTTTGTTGCAGGAAGAAGCCATCGCCACCATGAAAGAGCGATTGATCCCGTTGGCTCGTGTGCTGACTCCCAACGTTCCTGAAGCCTGCGCCCTGACCGGCATATCCATAACCGACCGCGACAGCGCCGAACAGGCGGCACGGATGCTATCGGACCTGGGTCCTCATGCGGTGTTGATGAAGGGTGGCCATATGAGCGATGGCGATAGCGCGGACACCGTCACCGACCTGTTGTTTGAAGGCGGTTCGCTGGTTGAGGCATTTTCATCGCCGCGCCTTGATACCCGTCACACCCACGGCACCGGTTGCACGCTGGCCTCGGCCATCGCCACCGGGCTGGCCCAGGAATTTAGCGTCCGCGACAGCGTCGAGCGGGCCCGCGCATATGTATGGGAAGCAATCCGCACCGCTCCCGGCTACGGCCAGGGCCACGGCCCGCTTAATCACGGCCATACTCTTTAA
- the folP gene encoding dihydropteroate synthase: MGVVNVTPDSFSDGGKTASAALAIEAARGLITDGADILDIGGESSRPGAVPVSLDEELSRVIPVIEALAGEGACVSVDTRHAPVMVAAMAAGATIINDITALEGDPQSLEIVAPSKASVVLMHMQGDPRTMQEAPVYTDVVAETGAYLLTRIRACQQAGIATERIAIDPGIGFGKSQEHNLDLLRGLSAFTGLECPVVLGVSRKSFIGRLSGEDVPDRRLAGSLAAGLAGVARGASILRVHDVLETRQALDVWVALK, from the coding sequence ATGGGCGTCGTTAATGTGACGCCCGACAGTTTCTCTGATGGTGGCAAGACAGCGAGCGCCGCACTGGCTATTGAAGCCGCGCGCGGCCTTATCACAGACGGTGCAGATATTCTCGACATTGGCGGCGAGTCGAGCAGGCCCGGTGCCGTACCGGTTTCCCTTGATGAAGAGCTCAGCCGTGTCATTCCGGTTATCGAAGCACTGGCCGGGGAGGGCGCTTGCGTCAGCGTCGATACCCGCCATGCACCGGTCATGGTCGCCGCCATGGCCGCTGGTGCCACCATCATAAATGACATCACAGCCCTGGAAGGTGATCCGCAATCCCTTGAGATCGTTGCGCCGTCAAAGGCGTCGGTGGTGTTGATGCACATGCAAGGCGACCCCCGGACCATGCAGGAAGCACCCGTCTATACGGATGTCGTCGCCGAGACGGGGGCTTACTTGCTGACCCGGATCAGGGCTTGCCAACAGGCAGGAATAGCAACGGAACGCATCGCCATCGATCCCGGCATCGGCTTTGGGAAATCCCAAGAACACAATCTTGACCTGTTGCGGGGGTTAAGCGCTTTCACAGGATTGGAATGCCCCGTGGTTCTGGGCGTTTCACGCAAAAGCTTTATCGGTCGTTTGTCGGGTGAAGATGTCCCGGACCGGCGTCTGGCCGGGTCGCTGGCGGCGGGTCTTGCGGGTGTGGCGCGCGGCGCAAGCATCCTGCGCGTCCACGATGTTTTAGAAACCCGTCAGGCACTTGATGTGTGGGTGGCGCTGAAATAG
- a CDS encoding DUF1127 domain-containing protein — translation MLRHECIDTITMPVATSGTLKSWKSWISEGVSLLVSDMARIVKILAQWQDRETMRARLAEFDDHLLSDLGITRAQATMETGKPFWQD, via the coding sequence ATGTTGAGGCATGAATGTATTGATACAATAACCATGCCGGTGGCTACCTCCGGCACATTGAAAAGTTGGAAATCCTGGATTTCAGAGGGCGTCAGCCTGCTGGTATCGGATATGGCTCGCATCGTTAAAATTCTGGCACAGTGGCAAGACCGCGAAACCATGCGGGCACGTTTAGCTGAATTTGATGATCATCTTCTCTCTGATCTGGGCATCACGCGTGCACAGGCGACAATGGAAACCGGAAAACCATTCTGGCAAGATTGA
- a CDS encoding helix-turn-helix transcriptional regulator, with protein sequence MSIIKDDLTDEIAARVRSEREARKWSLAELAKRSEVSKAMISKIERAESSPTTAVLGRLCGAFGLTLSTFLTRAESHTGRLIRASQQPSWNDPETGCVRTLVSPSAGGPIEIVAVDLPAGAEVLFPASIYKVFHQLVLVLSGQLSLTEGESKHLLDVGDCLELGPPSHCTFLNNTEAPCRYLVAASRRE encoded by the coding sequence ATGTCTATTATAAAGGATGACTTGACCGATGAAATAGCAGCCCGCGTTCGCAGCGAACGAGAGGCGCGAAAATGGTCATTGGCCGAACTCGCCAAACGTTCTGAAGTCTCCAAGGCAATGATCAGCAAAATCGAACGTGCAGAATCGAGCCCGACAACGGCCGTTCTTGGTCGTTTATGCGGTGCGTTTGGCCTGACGTTATCGACCTTCCTGACACGGGCGGAAAGTCACACCGGGCGTTTGATCAGGGCCTCCCAGCAGCCAAGCTGGAATGATCCTGAAACCGGCTGCGTCCGCACCTTGGTTTCACCAAGCGCCGGTGGCCCCATTGAAATCGTTGCCGTAGATCTGCCCGCAGGGGCCGAGGTTTTGTTTCCGGCCTCCATCTACAAGGTTTTCCATCAATTGGTTCTGGTTCTTTCCGGTCAGTTGAGCCTGACCGAAGGCGAGAGCAAGCACCTTTTGGATGTCGGTGACTGCCTTGAACTGGGGCCACCGTCCCACTGTACGTTTTTGAATAATACTGAAGCCCCTTGCCGCTACCTTGTCGCGGCCAGTCGGAGAGAATAA
- the tilS gene encoding tRNA lysidine(34) synthetase TilS — MTEPLSDLEMSNLMASVGPFEDSPHIAVAVSGGADSMALTILAAKWVHDNGGTLSALSVDHGLRPDSETETRQVANWLGRRGINHHCLSWTGAKPHTALQARARAARYDLLNDWCRRNRVLHLLLAHHQEDQAETFLLRLGSGSGMDGLAAMAAIVEKPAMRLLRPLLGIPKARLRATLKVASQPWLEDPSNENTAFERIRIRKSLPDLMAAGMTVQGLTETASRMARARVALEAGASHLLAGSCSLHPAGYACVRGKVLFSAADEISLRALSRMLMCVGGGQYGPRLRKLEHLHEKMKAAFRDGHVGWKGATLSGCRVMPLKEAVGAGEFLVCREGRALPDAQQVIRPLEMDWDNRFRLRLRGSKSPLFQDTMLQPLGRDGWGSLVSQAPEMRSVTMPVPARVTLPALVDGQGVVAVPHLNYQREGLSEGTPGFSKAVFYPRQTLSGTGFLVAH, encoded by the coding sequence ATGACCGAACCGCTCAGTGATTTGGAAATGAGCAACCTGATGGCGTCGGTAGGCCCCTTCGAGGACAGTCCTCATATTGCTGTTGCGGTCTCCGGCGGTGCCGATTCCATGGCCTTGACCATACTCGCCGCAAAATGGGTTCATGACAACGGCGGCACTTTGAGCGCCTTAAGTGTTGATCACGGTTTACGGCCAGACTCTGAGACAGAAACCAGACAGGTGGCAAACTGGCTTGGCAGGCGCGGCATCAATCATCACTGCCTGAGTTGGACCGGTGCGAAACCCCATACCGCCCTCCAGGCTCGCGCGCGCGCCGCCCGATATGATCTTTTGAATGACTGGTGCCGCCGTAATCGGGTCCTGCACTTGCTTCTTGCCCATCATCAGGAAGATCAGGCCGAAACATTCCTACTGCGCCTGGGCAGTGGTAGCGGCATGGATGGACTGGCTGCGATGGCGGCGATTGTCGAAAAACCGGCCATGCGGCTGTTGCGCCCGTTGCTGGGAATTCCCAAGGCACGGCTTCGGGCAACCCTTAAGGTGGCCTCCCAGCCGTGGCTGGAAGACCCGTCGAACGAGAACACCGCCTTTGAGCGTATCCGTATTCGCAAATCACTGCCTGATTTGATGGCTGCCGGAATGACCGTGCAAGGATTAACCGAGACAGCATCGCGGATGGCCCGGGCCCGAGTCGCCCTTGAAGCCGGGGCGTCGCATTTGCTGGCCGGAAGTTGTTCTTTGCATCCGGCGGGGTACGCCTGTGTTCGTGGGAAGGTGCTTTTTTCAGCGGCTGATGAAATTTCCCTGCGGGCGCTTTCCCGGATGCTGATGTGTGTTGGCGGCGGGCAATATGGGCCGCGACTGAGAAAACTGGAACATCTTCACGAAAAAATGAAAGCAGCCTTTAGGGATGGCCATGTCGGATGGAAAGGGGCAACTCTTTCCGGCTGCCGGGTGATGCCCTTAAAGGAAGCCGTCGGGGCAGGTGAGTTCCTGGTCTGTCGCGAGGGGCGGGCACTGCCCGATGCCCAACAGGTGATAAGACCCCTTGAAATGGATTGGGACAACCGCTTCCGGCTTCGTCTTCGGGGGTCAAAAAGTCCATTATTTCAGGACACTATGCTGCAACCACTGGGTCGCGATGGTTGGGGCAGTCTGGTAAGTCAGGCACCCGAAATGCGTTCCGTGACAATGCCTGTCCCGGCCAGGGTGACCCTGCCGGCGCTGGTTGACGGGCAGGGGGTTGTCGCCGTGCCACACCTGAACTATCAACGCGAAGGACTTTCCGAAGGGACCCCGGGTTTTAGCAAGGCGGTTTTTTACCCCCGACAAACCTTGTCAGGAACGGGCTTTCTTGTTGCGCATTGA
- a CDS encoding DMT family transporter, with protein sequence MALTDQRVVSTATGQEAPKSVLPVAYMAAAFAVLIWGGTPAATKFTVMGIDPVSAGVLRTILAGLIVFPFALAKQLPLPGSAREWGLLVLMVLGVFVIFPLFFSFGIKQTSTSHAGLINAAIPIFTGLFGAVAERRIPGRLWTVGVAVAFGGVAMLIGLRSGGGDGVTLWGDILCLLSSVGSGLGYVAGARLSLKIGSQAATFWGLTLGGLLLLPVLIIFHGDTDWANVPASSFMAVAYQAICSSILGFLAWYWALSKGGIVRMAPVQFSMPVISLTLAAFLFDETITMPLILSGAIIVSGIAISQRNKH encoded by the coding sequence ATGGCACTGACAGACCAAAGGGTGGTTTCTACGGCGACAGGGCAGGAGGCTCCAAAAAGCGTCCTGCCCGTCGCCTACATGGCCGCCGCTTTTGCCGTCTTGATTTGGGGCGGTACCCCGGCGGCGACAAAATTCACTGTCATGGGGATCGATCCGGTCAGCGCCGGTGTTCTGCGGACAATTCTGGCTGGCCTTATTGTCTTTCCCTTCGCCCTTGCCAAGCAGCTGCCCTTGCCGGGTAGTGCGCGTGAGTGGGGATTGCTGGTGCTGATGGTGCTTGGCGTGTTTGTCATCTTTCCCCTGTTTTTCAGTTTTGGTATCAAGCAGACATCGACGTCCCACGCCGGCCTGATTAACGCGGCGATTCCTATTTTCACGGGTCTTTTTGGCGCCGTTGCCGAACGCCGCATACCGGGCCGCTTGTGGACAGTGGGCGTGGCTGTCGCTTTTGGCGGAGTCGCGATGCTGATTGGACTTCGTAGCGGTGGCGGTGATGGCGTTACCCTGTGGGGTGACATTTTGTGCCTGTTGTCCTCGGTCGGTTCCGGCCTGGGTTACGTTGCCGGTGCGCGGTTGTCCCTGAAAATCGGCAGTCAGGCAGCCACCTTCTGGGGGCTTACATTGGGTGGGCTGCTACTGCTGCCTGTGCTGATTATTTTTCATGGCGATACCGACTGGGCAAACGTTCCGGCCAGCAGCTTTATGGCCGTTGCTTATCAGGCAATCTGTTCATCGATTTTGGGCTTCCTGGCCTGGTATTGGGCCTTGTCAAAGGGCGGTATCGTGCGCATGGCTCCGGTTCAGTTTTCAATGCCGGTCATCAGCCTGACGCTAGCGGCATTTTTATTCGACGAGACCATAACCATGCCGCTGATTTTATCAGGCGCTATCATTGTCAGCGGTATCGCCATTTCACAAAGGAATAAGCACTAA